In one Methylosinus sp. H3A genomic region, the following are encoded:
- a CDS encoding MFS transporter → MLPNYATIGIASPLLLMALRILQGLAYGGEFGGAATYIAEYAPAHRRGFATSAIAVTAASGLALAILVVLACESALGKTAFEAWGWRIPFLLSAVLMLSRSISGCACKNLRSSWP, encoded by the coding sequence TTGCTGCCGAACTACGCGACCATAGGAATCGCCTCGCCGCTGCTGCTCATGGCGCTGCGCATCCTGCAGGGCCTCGCCTATGGCGGCGAGTTCGGCGGCGCAGCCACTTATATCGCCGAATATGCCCCCGCCCACCGGCGCGGCTTCGCCACCAGCGCGATCGCTGTCACCGCGGCGAGCGGCCTGGCTCTGGCGATCCTGGTCGTGCTCGCCTGCGAGTCGGCGCTCGGCAAGACTGCATTCGAGGCCTGGGGCTGGCGCATTCCATTCCTGCTCTCGGCCGTGCTCATGCTGTCTCGGTCTATATCCGGCTGCGCCTGCAAGAATCTCCGGTCTTCCTGGCCATGA